CCGCAGCCTTCAGCTCAGTCCAGCCCCAGGTCTCGGTCGGCTCGGCGATGCCGGCAGCCTTGAAGGCCTCGGGCAGGTAAACCAGGCCCAACGTGCCCCAGTCCTTGGGCAGGGCGTAGGTCTTGCCATCCAGCGTGAAGATGGTCAGCAGGGCGCCGATGAAGTCGTCACGTGTCGTACCGGCCTGGGCCATGGCCTCGTCCAGGGCCAGAAGCTGGCCGCTGGCGCCGAAGGCTGTCATCAACTGGTCGTCCACGTAGAGCACGTCCGGCGCGGTGCCGCCGGCCATCATCGCCTTCACCTTCGTCTGGAAGTCCGCCGGAATCGGCTGGAAATCCACCGTGACGTCAGGATAGACTGCGGCAAAGCGTGCGATGGAATCTCGGTAGATCTTCTGCTCGGTCTCATCACCCCAGCCTGAGAAGACGATCTTCGCGCCCGCTTCCACCTCGAAGGCCTTCAGGCCGTAGGTGGATGCCGGGGCTTTGGTCGGTTCAACAACCGGGGTAACCGGGGCAACCGGGGCTTTGGTCGCTTCAACAACCGGGGCCGTGGTCGGCGCCGGGGTGGCCTGGGGCCCGCAGCCCGCCACGATCAGCGCCAGCACGATCACGATCAACAGTGTTCTATAACGATACGTTTTCATGGTTCTCCTCCTGGAGAGAAATCAGCGAATAGCTTGCAAAATCTTGTTTGGCGTACCCTTTCTTGTGCCTTCTTGCACCTCCTTTTGTATCTTTTCCAACGACTCCTGTATCCGTTTTGACCGGCGCCGGTTCTATGCTTAGAATAGGCCCCGGCGCCGGGCCTACGCTTGCGTAGGCTTGCTGCTGCCGAGTCGCCTCCCCGTCTGCCAGGACCTTGAGGCGGCTCGGGTTCTCAACACGTGATCTCCACGCTCTCCAACCGGCCTCGGTAGTAGAACTTGAACGCGAGGCGCGTCCAGCCATCAGGCAGGCTGGGCGCGATCTCCCATCCGCTTTCCGTCAGCCGCAGGCCGGCAAATCCGCAGACCACTGCCTGCCATAGCCCTCCCGCGCTGGCGCCATGGATGCCATCCTCCGCGTTACCGCGCACGTCCAATAGATCAGCCCGGGCCGCCCGCAGGAAATGTTGGTGTCCCCGCTCGTGCTCACCCATGCGGCACGCCATCACCGCGCTGATGCTGGGGCCGAGGCTGGAGCCAAGCTCATGGTCGGTGCGCGGGTCGTAGTATTCCCAGTTGACGCGCACCTGCGCGGGCGAGAAGCGCTCGGGCAGCAGGTATTGCAGCATCAACACGTCGGGCTGCTTCAGGTTTTGAGTGGCAGCACACCCCTCGATGCCCAACAGCCCTTGCATGGACCGGCTGCGGCCAGGGTCGCGCAGCATCGCCAGGTCTGCATCGCGCAGGCTGAAGAAACCGGCAAACTGCTCGATCAGGCCGCTGGCAGGATCGCCGGGCAGGACGATGCGCCGGCGCACGTCATCCCAGTGCCGCAGGCGGGCCTCGGTCAGGTCGAGCGCCGCGACCAGTTCGGCGTGCCGGGTCGGGTGTTGGCGTTTCAGCCAGGCCAGCAGGTTGAACGCCGTCTCCAGGTGCCACTGGGCAAGGGTGTTGGTGTAGGCGTTGTCGTCAACCCGATCATGATATTCGTCCGGGCCGATCACATTGCGATAGTGGTATTGGCCATCCGCTTCGAGTTGCGCCGCGCTGGCCCAAAACGTCGCGCCGTCCAGCACCATCTCGGCGCCGTAATCACGCATGAAGGCGTCGTCGCCGGTCACTTGCCAGTATTGCATGATCGCGTAGGCAATGTCGGCCGTGATGTGAATCTCGATGTCGCCCGTCCAGATGCGGATGAGCTGCTTGCGATCGGCGGCGTGGGGCACCCAGGTGGGAGTCACTTCGCGGCCGTCGTCAGCGCTTTCCCAGGGAAACTGCGCGCCCGCAAAACCGTTCGCCGTCGCCTTGGCGCGTGCGGCTGGCAGGTTGTGCCAGCGGTACATCAGCATGTGGCGCGCCAGGGCCGGCTGCGTGAAGGTGAAGAGGGGCAGCATGAAAATTTCGGTGTCCCAGAAGGAGTGGTGCCGGTAGCCGAAACCGCTCAGCGTCTTGGCGCCGATACTGGCGCGGTCGGTGTGCTGCGGCGCTGCGATGAGCAACTGGAACAGGTTGAAGCGCAGCGCGATTTGGGCCTCGTTGTCCCCTTCGATCTGCACATCCGAGGCCGCCCACATTTCGGCCCAGGCTGCATCATTAGCCGCCCGCCAGGCACGATACCCGGCAGCCTGGCCGGCCTGCACTGTCGCCTGGGCGATCGCCAGCGGGTCGGGGGCATCGTGACTGCTGACCACCGCCACGAACTTGTGCAGCGTTGCGCTTGCGCCCGCGGTCAGAGTCATGTGATACTCGGTCGCGGGCTGACCCTCCGCGTCGCAGCGGCTGGACTGCCACGGCCTGGCGCTTGACAGCTTGACCGCCACGGCGACCGCCAGATCGGTTTGGGTGGCGCGGGTGCGCACCTGCACGGCTGCCGTGTCCAGGCCCGCGACCTGATCTACCAGATTCCAATGCAGAAGCCCGGTGTTCTCCACGTGCGCGTTCACCCCGGTGCGCACGCGCAGCACCGTTTGTCCCTCGGCCAGCGTGATCGTCACCTGCAGCGCCGCGCCGTGGGGATCAGCCAGGTTGATGAAGCGTTCGAAGTCCAGTTCCAGCACTGGCCCTCCCTCCCGCGGCTGCCAGCGCACCTGCCGTGAGAGGGCGCCGGTGCGCAGGTCGAGCTGGCGATGGTAACCCAGAACCCGGCCGCGATCGAGCCGGAAATGCTCGCCATCGGCCCAGATGTCCACGCCCCACCATGCAGGGATGTTCGCCAATTCGGTGTAGTTGACGGGCATGTCGTCCCACACGCGGTGGACGAAACAGGCCGGCATAGCGCCCGGATACCCCTCTTCGAAGACCCCGCGGCTGCACATGGCGCCATTGCCGATGGTGAACACGGTTTCCATGTGGCTCTGCGAGTCCGGTACGAAGATCGGCTCCGCAATCGTCCACGCGGCGTCCTGCAGGGCCGTGCGAATGGCGGCGAGCGTCACCCCCGCCAGGCTCTCGAAGCGAGCGTGCGCATGACCCACCCGCGACGCCGGCCCCAGGCCGATCGCCCACATGCCCGCGGCCAGCGCCGCATCAATCCCCACCGCGGCATCTTCTACCACCGCGCAGAAGGCTGGACGCACGCCCAGCATCTCGGCGGCCTTCAAGAAGAGGTCAGGCGCGGGCTTGCTGCGTTCGGCGCTGAAGCCGTCGGCGATGGCGTCCAACAGATCGCAGATGCCGAGGCGATCCAGGACGGTGTGCGCGTTCTTGCTGACGGAACCGATGCCCACCTTGACGCCGGCCGCGCGTAACTCCCGCAGCAGATCCACCGCGCCAGGCAGCAGGTCGGCCGGCGTGACCCCGGCAAGCATGGCGACATAATAGCGGTTCTTGCGCTCGGTCAGTTCGGCGATCTCGGCCTCAGTCGCCGGCCGGCCCGCCAGGATGATCTCCAGCGAGCTGCGGCGCGAGACCCCGCGCAGATGTTCGTTGATCTGCCGATTGAAGGGCAATCCCTCTTCATCGGCTAGTCGCTGCCACGCCCGGTAGTGGTATTCGGCGGTGTCGGTTATCACGCCGTCGAGATCAAAGATGATCGCTTCAAGTTTCACAGTTGCTTAGCTCTCCACATGGAAGTCGCTCGATGCCCGCACAATGAGTTCCGGCTGCAAGAGTACCTCGTGTTCCGTGCTGCGCTGTGCGCGGCACAGGTCAACCAGCATGCCTACCAGGCGCTCCCCCACCTCGGCGATTGGCTGACGCAGGCTGGTCAGCGACGGTCGCAGGAAGCGCGCAACGGGCGCATCGTCGAACCCGATGACCGCCAGCTCACGCCCCGGCTCAGCGCCGGCATCCCAGGCCGCGTTGATGACACCGATCGCCATCAGGTCAGACATCGTCACAATGGCCGTTGGGCGACGATCTGGCGGGAGCGTCAGCAGACGTCGGGTGCTGGCGTAAGCGTCCGCGTACGTGTTTTCCGCGCGCTCGATCCAGGCCGGATCTATTGCCAGCCCCGCCTTTTGCATGGCGGCGAGAAAACCATTCAGCCGATGTTGGCCCGCTAACGAAGGCGCCGGCCAGGACAGGCAACTGATACGCCGGTGCCCCTGTGCAAGCAGGTGTTCGACAGCCATGCGCACGCCGGCCGTGCCATCTACGTCCACCCAGGAAAAATCCCAACCCGGGTTCGAGCGGCCAAAGGCCACGAATGGAAAGCCTGCATCCAACAGGCAGCGCACCCGCTCATCCTCCAGATGCGTGTTGGACAGGACGAAGCCGTCCACCTGGCCTTCCAAGATCAACGCCTGATAGGTGGCCAGTTCATCGGCGATAGTCGCCGTGGGAAAAACCAGGAAGCGATAGCCGCGGCGGGCGGCGGCCGCGACCGCGGCCTGCAGAAAGCTGTCGAGGATAGGATTGAACTGGTCGGGCGGGCTGGGTTGCCAGGTATAGGCAAAGAGGCGGGTCTCGTTGGCCTGCAGATTGCGAGCGGTGATGTTGGCGCGGTAGCCCAGTCGGGTCACGGCGCCGAGCACGCGCTGGCGCGTCTCTTCGGTGACGCGCCGGGAGTCGTTCAGCACATAAGAAACCGTGGCGATGGAGACATGAGCCTCCCGGGCCACATCGCGAATAGTCGTCGTGCCCGCCATGTTAAACGTTTAACTCCTTGTGTAAAAAATAGTGCCGCAATCCATTCGGCGGCACACGGTCATTTAAGCGTTTAACTGATCGGAGTATAGCACACGGTCAGCGACTTGTCAATACCCAATTTGCGGTTTTTGACAATTTCTATTAGTCGAAGCCGCCCCAGCCTGTGCGGGTCAGGCGCGCGGGCAGGACTTTGGCGACGGGTTCCCGCTCGCTGTCCGCGTCGAAGGCCAGCGCGGCGTCTGCGTCACGCGGTCTGCCTGCCGACTTGTCAGGTTCCGCGGCCAGGATGAGCTGCGTGCGCTCGATGCGGCGGGCGCAATCGGTCAGTCCGAGGACCTCCAGCAGTTCATCGGGGCGGCCGGTGGCGCCTGGTCGGCTGCTGACGCGCAGCGCCAGGTGGACCCAGCCCTCGTCATCCGTACCCTCCACGCGCAGGTCTTCGATCAGCGGCCGCAAGTCGTAGGTCTTGCCGTCGCGGGCGCGCTGTTTGAGTACCTGCGCCGCGGCTGTGAAGCGGCCGACCGCCTGCGCCACATCCACCGCGCCTTCGGGCAAAATCTGAACCACATAATTCGCGGCCCACATCAACGCCTGTAACGTGGGCGCGTGCAGATCAACTTCATGGATATCGCGAATCTCGATGCCCGGCGGCAGCTTGGGCTGTAACTCGGCCGCAAACTGGGCCGGCGCTATCGGCTCATTCAGCCACAAATCGGCCAGCTCCGCGCGACCACGGCAGCCCACCGGCAGCGCCGAGGCAAACTGAATGCGCAGTTGCGGATTGAAGCCCTTCGTGTACGCCACCGGCAGCTGCGTGCGTCGCAGCACCCGCTCCCACACGCGCGCCAGGTCGAGGTGCCCAATCCACTTCAGCGGCTCACCCTTCGTGTAGGTAAACCGTATGCGTTGCATTGTCATTCTTGATCTTCCTTACCCCAAAGAATTCGGGGCGACCGATTTTACCATACCACCGAAATGGACTAAAATACCCCCTGAGGGATCTGACTCAGACCCCAATTTGTAGGGGCGCACCCTTGCGGTCGCCCACGCGGGCAGGCGCAAGGCCATGCCCGCTTGATTCATCGTTGCGCAAAAAGAAACTTCCGGGACTGAGAATCCCGGAAGCCGGTTGAGAGGCGACGGCCGGATTTGAACCGGCGATCGGGGTTTTGCAGACCCCTGCCTTGCCACTTGGCTACGTCGCCAACCACGCGCCAATTTTAGCCCAGAACCGGGTATCTGTCAAACGGAGTTTGGCGGTTCAACCCCCAGGAGACCTTCATGCACGAATACAGAGATCGCACCAGCGAATGTCAACGCTGCGGCATCCCCTTCATTTGGACGGCCGGCGAGCAGCGCGCCGCGGGCGGCATCGAACCGACGCGACGGCTGTGCCCGGCCTGTGCGCAACTGCTGCCCGCGGTCAGTCGCGAGCGCGGCCTGGTCAAATGGTACAACTTGCGCCGCGGCTATGGCTTCATCAGCCGCTCCACGGGCGAGGACCTCTTCTTTCATCGCGACGCCCTGCCCGCGGACGCCGGCGCGATCGAACCGAACTTGCTGCTCGAATACGGCATCGAGCACACGGCCAAGGGACCGCAGGCGAACCAGATCAGGGTGTTGACGTGAAGGTGTCTTAACGCCAGGACGCAGAAGCCTTTCCGTTAGCCGTAGGTCACGTCTCCGGCGTGACGATGCCCTCCGCCACAGAGTTCGCTTCTCTCGTCCAACGTCGTCCGACCAGAAGACCGTTCTTGTGAGTCGCCATTTTACATTTTTTGTCAGTGCGTGTAGAATAAACCTGACAACAGATCAGCGCCAGTTCCTGGGGTGATGGCGGAACAGGCAGACGCATCGGTCTTAAAAACCGAAGGACTAACCGTCCGTGTGGGTTCGAGTCCCACTCGCCCCATTCATCTCCGTCAAGCTGCGGTCGGCGCAGGCCGATCTGGCGGCGGAACGCCCCTTCGCCCCGAATTCATTCGGCGGCCTCGTTCCCCGGCGTGCTTGTCCACAACAAACTCACTTCCCCCGCACAACCTCAAGCCGGCGCAGCTCGGGCGCCAACATACCTGACCAGGAGAATTGACTATGGTGTCAAAGCGATTCGGATGGATTGTCTCTCTGTTGCTCGTCACAGTGCTTGTGCTCACGGCCTGTGGCACGCGCCCCGTTCCTTCAACCTCGCAAGGCGAAAAGACCAGCCCCCAGGAGTTCCTCATCGAACTGCCCCGCATCACCGTCAACATTGATGAACAGGGCACGCCCACCGTCATGGGCATGTCGCTCGCCGACCTTGCCAAGCTAACCGGCAGTCCCATGGCGCCGCTGCAGCTCACCCCAGAGCAGGTCACCCAGTTCCAGGCCAACAACATCCAGCACATCGAACTGCTGCATCGGGGCGATGGCCTTTACCTCTTTGTAAATTCGAAGGCGCTGCCATATGTAAAATGGGACCAGAACACACTGCAAAATGCGGCCAAGATGCTGCAGACGTTCGATCCGCAGGTCAACGGTATGCACCTGGCTGAGTGGATCCCTTCCCTTCTGCCCATGGTGCGCAGCGTCGGGCTTGACCTGGTCTTCATGATCCCCGTCAAGGCCGGCGCCACCAAGATCGAAGTGCGCCCCGAAGACCAGGAACCACCGCGCCCGCGGCCGACGGCGCAGCGCCCGGCCGCGGCCGTCGTACAGTTGCCCATCGTCTACGATGCCGCCGGCGCGCCGCAGGTCATTGGCGCGGCGGCCAGATGTTCCGCCCGGATGCCGCTGCCCTGGCGCAGATGGGGCTGACCAACCTGCCCATCTACCTGACGCCGGACACCATCCAGTCCCTGATGCGCTCCAACGTTCAATTCATCACGATTCAGTCCAGCAGCGCCGGTCTGCAGGTCTCGGTCAACAACGACCCCCTGCCGCTGATTGGCTGGGGCGAGGCCGAGTTGGCCAACGCGCTGGAACTGGCCAAAGGCACAGGCAGCGTAGACCCGGCCGCGCTCGACCTGGTGGCGAAGTTTGCCCCGTTCATCGCCAACCTTGACCTGACCATCTACATGGAGTTCCCGCTGGCCAAGGGCGCCGAACAGATCCAGCCCGCAACGAGCAAGTAACAGGAGGCTCGTCATGCAAAAGCGTTTCGGGTTCTTGCGCTTCACCAGCTTCATGCTGCGCCTGTTTGCCGCCATCTGCCTGCTCCTGGGCTTGGCCGCCGGCCTGGCGCTCATTCTCGGCGGCAACTATCAGAATGTGCTCGGCTTCAAGCTGACCATTCCGACCGCTGCCCTGTGGATTGCTGCATTGCTGCCCGTCGTCTGCGGCCTGTTTTACTTCGTCATCCTCTATGCGGCTGGCGGCGTGCTGACGTTGCTCATCGCCACCGAGGAAAACACCCGCGCCACCGCCCTGGGCCTGGCCAACCTGCGCGCCCCGGCGCCGGCGTCAACGCCTGAAGTTCGTAATCCACCCCCGGTCAGCTGATCGCCCGTTGTTGCAAGACCCCTGCGCGCCAGCCTGGCGCGCAGGGGTGGTCATCGAGGCACACCATGACACCCCTGCCGCCGACTCAATCTGACGATCTCGCTGCGGAGCCGCCCGATCCGCAGGCCCATTCCACGAGTGACGCCCATCAGCTCCTGCTCGAACTGGGCGAGCTGTGGGCCGCGCCCGACAATGCGCACAAGGCCCGCCTGGCTGGCCTGCGCCGCGTGCAAACCTTCTTTGGCGCCGAGGCTATCTGCCTGGCGCTGGCCGACCCTTTCAGCAACCGTTTCGATTTGACCTACCGACTGGGCCGTTGCGTGTGGCCGGCCGAGCTGTGGCCGCGGGTCATGACCGGTGGTAACACCCAACTGCCCGGCGGGGTCCTGGGCCTGCCGGCGGCCGTTAGCGGCCAGGCGCCCAACGGCGTGCTGGCGCTGCTGCGGCCTGGCGTCATGTTCTCCGGCCGCGAACAGCGCTGGCTGCGGCGGGTTGGCGTTCTGCTGGCGCATGAACAGAATGCGCACCGCCTGCGTTTGCTGATGCGCATCATGGAACAGGCCAACCGCAAAGAGAACCCGATTGACCTCTATAGCTTCTTGCTGGATGAACTGCAGCGCTTCATTAAATACGATCACAGCGCCGCCGTGATCGTCCTCGACCGTGAGAATAACCGCCTGATCGTGCGCCGGGAACTGGTGCAGCCCGCGGTGGAAGCGTGGCGCCTGCCCTCTCCGCGTGCCATCAACCTGGAACCGGGTCTCGCACAACGCCTGGCCGGGATACACAGCGCGCCGGTCAGACCCATCGAATATCAGCGCGCCAGCGCCGGCGATCCCTGGCAGGGCGAAACGGCATCCTGGCTGGCGCAGGCCCTGGCCTACGGAGAACTGCCCTGGCGGCCGGAAGGCAAGGATCATCCGGCGGAGGCGCAAACCCCGGTGGCGCCGGTTGCACCCTGCTCGCCGGAGGGTGGCATCCTCGCCGTGCCCCTGGTCCACAACGACACGGTGTGGGGGTTGCTCAAGCTGTCAACGCTGCGCTGCGGACCGCTGCGTCTGCCCACAGCCGACGCGCAGGTCGTGCAGCAGTTCGCCGATCGCCTGGCCCTGACGCTCTATCAGTCTGATCTCTACTACCGCCGCCAGCTTGAGATGGATGCGGTGCGTGAGATCGGCCAGACCACCACCCACCCGGTTTCGCTGGAAACCGTCTGCCAGACCACGCTTGAGGCGCGCTGAAAACCTTGCATCTGACTGTGGGTCAGGTGCAGACGCGCCTGCGCCTGGTGCATGAGCAGCCGGTGCAGGCGGGCAGTACCCATGCGCGGAGACCGTCACCCAGGCGCTGGCAGACCTGGAACGCGGCGTGTGGAGCAGCGGGGTCGCCGGCCTGCATAACAACCTGCCGCCGCCGGCCGCTGCGCCCGCGGGCAGCCGCGTCATGCGCGCCGCGCTGATCGTGCCCATCCAGTATGAGCACGCCGTCATCGGCCTGATCAGCGTGCAGTCGTCGCTGGCCGAGCGCTTTCGTCCGACCGACCAGACCTTTCTGCAGACCGTCGCGCACGAGGCCGCGCTGGCGCTGAAGACCGCTGAGTTGTACGAACAGGTGCGGCAGCAGGCGGAAGAGCGCAAGGAGCGCCTGGCCCTCTTGCACGAGCTGAGCCGGTCGCTCAATCGCGAGCTTGACCTGCAGACCGTCCTGCACCACGCCGTGGTCACCTCACGGGCGCGGTTGCGGGCTGAAACAGCTTCGATCTTCCTGCTCAAGGACGGCGTCCTGCGCCGCCAGGACAGCGATGGCCCAGGATGACGGCCTGTTTCCAGACGAAATCTACCGCGTGGGTGAAGGGCTGACCGGCCTGGCGAGCTGCGCCCAGCCGCCTGTGCATCCGGACAATTGCCCTTGCCATGCCCAGGGCGGTCAGCCGCCGGCGGCCAGCCGCGATCCACATGACCTGACTGCCGAGGCCAACCAGGAGCGTGGGACACGTTTTGGGCCAGGCCGTGGCCTGCAATCAGGTGAACGACTGCCCGCTGGTGATCGAGGCGCATCGCCGGCGCTATCGCGACATCTTGCGCAGCGGCCAGGCGCAGCACTTGATCGCTGTGCCGCTGGATGACGCCTACCACACCTTTGGCGTGCTGCGTGTGCTCAACAAACTGACGCCAGAGGGCGCTGGACCAGGCTGGCTTCAGCGATGATGATCGCGACCTGCTCTCCACCATTGCCAGCCAGGTGGCGACCGCCATTTCCAACCTGCGCCAGACCCAGCGCCTGACCAGCATCTTCGAGGTCAACGAACTGCTCAGCCGCACCCCGGACCGCCAGCAGATTGGCGACCGCATCGCGCAGATCATGACCGGCCCGGCATTGAGCTACAGCGATTGCACCCTGCATCTGTTGGAGGGCGACCGCCTCATCCTGATCCCGCGCACGGGTGAGCCGGCCAGCGGCGCGGCGTTGGAGATCGGTCTGCACGAGGGCGTGATGGGCTGGGTTGCGCGCGAGAAGCGTCATCGCTATGTGCTGGACATCGCCCAGGACCCGGATTTCAAGCACAAGGACTGGGCCAGCCAGCAGGGATTGGTCTCCATGCTCTGCGTGCCGCTGCTGACCGGCGACCGGGTCTTTGGCACGTTGGCGGTCTACACCACCTACGAACATGAGTTCAACGACGACGAGGTGCGCGGTCTGCACACCTTTGCCACGCAGGCTGCCATTGCCTTTGCCAGCGCGCAGCGCCAACAGCAGTTGCTGCGTGCGAATGAAGTGCGCACCGCGGAGCTGCACAAGGCAACGCATGAGCTGCGTTCGCCGCTCGCCCAGGCCAAGAACATTACCGGCAACCTGCTGGCGGGCAAGCTGGGCGCTCTGACCAAAAAGCAGCATGATCGCCTGGAAAACTGACGGGTTACCCGAGCGCCAACAGCGTCAGATTGACAAACTTCTGCTCCTCAGCCGGCTGGAGGCGGGCGGCGACCATCCGGGCATCTCGTTCGATCCGAAACAGCTCAACGTGAGAACTCTCTTGCGCCAGGCGCAGCGGCGGGCCGCAGACCCCGCCCAGCGCAAGAAGCTGCATCTCGACATCAAGCGTTTTGCCAATGCCAGCCTGGCCGTGTGGGGGGATCAGTACACCCTGGAGCAGGTGCTGGATAACCTGATCGAGAACGCCATCAAATTCACCCCGGCGGGCGGCGCCATCACCCTGGGTTATGACACCTGGAAGGACCGCATACGCATCACGATCAGCGACACCGGCATCGGCATTTCAGAGGAGATGCGCACGCGCGTGTTCGAGAAGTATTTCCAGATCACGAACACGAGCCAGGATCAAACCACGGGGCTTGGCTTGGGACTGGCCATTTGCCAGGAGATTGTGCAGCGGCATGGCGGCGAGATCGAAATCCACGACACGCCGGGGGGCGGGGCGACGTTTATGATTTTTTTACCTGGAAATTGAGGGGTTGACATAATGCCAGATGCGAAGCTATTGGTGATTGATGACGAGCCGGGGTTTGGCGAGAGCCTGGCCGATTGGTTTACACCGTTGGGGTACCAGGTCAGCGAGGCGGCCAGCGGCGCGGAGGGAGTCGAACTGGCGCTGGCGCAGCGGCCCGACGCGATCATCCTGGACATCCTGATGCCAGGGATGGACGGCTTTGCGGTGATTCGCGCTGCGTGAAAACGACCTGACGCGTGACATCCCGATCGTGGTGTGGTCGGTGACCAGCGAGGATTTGAGCAACCGGCTGCGTGGGCTGCGTTTTGGCGCCGACTACATTCTATTGAAGGGCAAAGAGCTGCACGAGCTTGAAGAAGTGCTGCGGCGCACGCTGGGGCGGCGCAAGCCAGCGCCCGCTGCATCACCGGCTGCATCACCGGCTGCATTGCCCGCGGTATCTGCCCGCGGCCTGATCTACGACCCGGACGAAGTGCTGGTTTACCGCGACGGCGTGCGTCTCAACGTCGAGTTGACGCCCAACGAGGCGAGCCTCATGCACTGTTTGTGGGAGAACCGCAATCACCTGACCACGCGTGACGACATTGCCGCCAGCGTCTACAGCGATGTGCAGAATCGGGAAGGCGTCAGCAACGAAGCCATGGATCGCCTGGTGGGGCGGCTCAGGACCAAAATCGAGCCGGATCCCAAGTCCCCGCGCTACCTCCAGACCGTGCGCGGCTTCGGTTACCGCCTGGCGCCGAGCGGCCAGCCGTTCAATCATGAGGGTGGGTAGGGAGAGCCGTGGCAGGCGCGGTTGCCATAAAGGACAACTGATGCTATGATGGCCGCCTTCAAGAACATCCTCAGCCCATTGGAACGCTGCCTGTCATGCACCTGTAGGATTGATGACAGGTTTGGCGGGAGCCAAATCTCTACAATCTCCACGTACGACCACGTAGATTCCCCGCAGCATCGCACAGCGCAGGTTCTTGTTCTGATTGACAGAAGGAGGCGTAACGATGGCTGTTGTTATTGCACTGGCACTGTTGGTTGTTGTGGTGATCTTTGTCCTGGCCCCTCCGCCGCCAGACTCGCCCCCAGTCGTTTTCATTTCGCCGCTTGTGGCGCTCCCGACCCAACGCGATCCAGGGGCAACCCTGGCCGCCCTGATCTTGCTGGTCATCCTGTTACTCACGCTGTTTGGCCTGATCCGGCCGTTCCTGAGCTGATTGTCGAAGATGGGCATGAAATCGTAACGGGAGGCGTATGAACGGGAGGCGTATGATGGAAACCTTTTTGATATTCGCAGCCGTGTTAGGATTCGTGGTCCTGGTGAATTCGGCCGTAGGCGCTGGTCGCAACCGCACAACCGCCGACGCCCCGAGACGTCCCGGAACTACGACATCACGACCCTGATCTTGATCCTCATCCTGGGTGGGGTGCTCTACTACCTCAGCCAGCAGACGCCGCTGTAGTGACCCGATCTGGCCGGCCAGGTGTTCACCACCTGGCCGGCTGTTTTGCCTGGCGCGTGTTTGCACGAATCATAAGAGTTGTACAAATCGCACGAGTTGTAAAGTTGACAGACTTTGACAGAAAGATGGAAGACCACTGAAAGAGTCTTTATGCTATAGTAAGCGCAACAACCGGCCGCGTGCATGATCGCAGTGCCTGCATGAGGAGGATCATCAATGGACATACGGCGCCTGAGCGTCAGCGAGTTGCGACTCAACACCAGGGACATCCTCGAGGGGTGAAATTTCTCCACCGGCGCTTTGTCATCGCCACCCACGGTCGCCCCATGGCCGTGATGGTCAACATCGAGGACTGGGAGCGCCTGAGCGGAGAGACGCTGGTGGACAAGGCGGAGGAGGGGAG
The DNA window shown above is from Candidatus Amarolinea dominans and carries:
- a CDS encoding HAMP domain-containing histidine kinase → MIAWKTDGLPERQQRQIDKLLLLSRLEAGGDHPGISFDPKQLNVRTLLRQAQRRAADPAQRKKLHLDIKRFANASLAVWGDQYTLEQVLDNLIENAIKFTPAGGAITLGYDTWKDRIRITISDTGIGISEEMRTRVFEKYFQITNTSQDQTTGLGLGLAICQEIVQRHGGEIEIHDTPGGGATFMIFLPGN
- a CDS encoding GAF domain-containing protein; the protein is MATAISNLRQTQRLTSIFEVNELLSRTPDRQQIGDRIAQIMTGPALSYSDCTLHLLEGDRLILIPRTGEPASGAALEIGLHEGVMGWVAREKRHRYVLDIAQDPDFKHKDWASQQGLVSMLCVPLLTGDRVFGTLAVYTTYEHEFNDDEVRGLHTFATQAAIAFASAQRQQQLLRANEVRTAELHKATHELRSPLAQAKNITGNLLAGKLGALTKKQHDRLEN
- a CDS encoding response regulator, coding for MPDAKLLVIDDEPGFGESLADWFTPLGYQVSEAASGAEGVELALAQRPDAIILDILMPGMDGFAVIRAA
- a CDS encoding response regulator transcription factor codes for the protein MTSEDLSNRLRGLRFGADYILLKGKELHELEEVLRRTLGRRKPAPAASPAASPAALPAVSARGLIYDPDEVLVYRDGVRLNVELTPNEASLMHCLWENRNHLTTRDDIAASVYSDVQNREGVSNEAMDRLVGRLRTKIEPDPKSPRYLQTVRGFGYRLAPSGQPFNHEGG